In Apium graveolens cultivar Ventura chromosome 10, ASM990537v1, whole genome shotgun sequence, the following are encoded in one genomic region:
- the LOC141689218 gene encoding very-long-chain enoyl-CoA reductase, which yields MKVTVTTRSGRELIKGQVELNDSATVVDLQEAIHKRTKKYYPSRQRLTLPIKPGSKEKPTVLQSKKSLKDYTDGNIDQLTVVFKDLGPQVSYPILFFWEYLGPLLIYPIFYFFPVYQYLGFKGERVIHPVQTYALYYWCFHYFKRIMETFFVHRFSHATSPVSNVFRNCAYYWSFGAYIAYYVNHPLYTPVTDLQMKIGFGIGILCQVSNLYCHIILRNLRGDGSGGYQIPRGFLFNIVTCANYTTEIYQWLGFNIATQTVAGYVFLIVAAFIMTNWALAKHRRLKRLFDGKEGRSKYPRRWVILPPFL from the exons ATGAAGGTCACTGTCACTACTCGAAGTGGTAGAGAACTCATTAAGGGTCAAGTTGAGCTCaatgattct GCTACTGTGGTTGATCTGCAAGAAGCAATTCATAAGAGAA CCAAGAAATACTATCCCTCTAGACAGAGGCTAACCCTCCCCATTAAACCTGGATCAAAGGAGAAACCTACTGTTCTTCAGTCTAAGAAAAGTCTCAAGGACTACACTGATGGCAACATAGACCAATTAACAGTAGTGTTCAAGGACCTGGGTCCTCAAGTTTCGTATCCTATACTGTTCTTTTGGGAATACTTGGGTCCCCTTCTCATCTATCCAATCTTCTACTTCTTTCCTGTCTATCAATATCTTGGATTCAAAGGGGAGCGTGTCATCCACCCCGTACAAACTTATGCCTTGTACTACTGGTGCTTCCACTACTTCAAACGTATCATGGAAACATTTTTTGTCCATCGTTTCAGCCATGCAACGTCGCCAGTCTCGAATGTGTTTCGGAACTGTGCTTATTACTGGTCTTTTGGTGCTTACATTGCTTACTATGTAAATCACCCACTTTATACACCAGTAACTGACCTTCAAATGAAAATTGGATTTGGAATCGGAATACTTTGTCAAGTTTCAAATCTCTATTGTCATATAATACTGAGGAACCTTCGAGGTGATGGAAGTGGAGGCTATCAAATCCCACGTGGTTTCTTGTTCAACATTGTGACTTGTGCAAATTACACCACGGAGATATATCAGTGGCTGGGCTTCAATATCGCAACACAGACAGTTGCAGGCTATGTCTTTTTAATTGTTGCTGCTTTTATCATGACAAACTGGGCTCTTGCAAAGCACCGTCGTTTAAAGAGG CTCTTTGATGGGAAGGAAGGCCGATCTAAGTATCCCAGAAGATGGGTGATACTACCCCCATTTCTGTAG